A genome region from Neptunomonas japonica JAMM 1380 includes the following:
- a CDS encoding PAS domain-containing sensor histidine kinase has product MHESIADDLRKYREEADRYRLLAEQSTDMISRHSATSEWVYIDVNPAVERVLGYTVNEIIGMNGYDLFHPDDADNLLKRAKTVHYRRGMYTNTYRYRHKDGHYIWLETTSRTIRDDEGVPVEIICVSRDVTEREMAQKAIRRLARVVEASSDLIMFCNHESMQLTYLNESAYRTLGSEKENLVVFYLDQLFDNNIFKTLVQDALNHAAQHGTWYGSVPIKMPENHNRIAEIREVIAHRNHTENMQVEYYSIIGRDITLKHRAEENAKRQQLEMAHMSRLLSVGEMATGLAHEINQPLAAILNYCRGSLRRLEEGSPESNLPQISHSMQLITKQAKRAAEIVKRMRSFVKRTDFQRVEFFINDSCVDVIGFLNQEATDHNITFNFELDPCDPQLLADKIQIEQVLLNLVRNAIEAYSECEKTYRPVIITTRLASGYICISVQDEGNGISAEGLDTLFEPFITSKSTGLGMGLAISQTIIETHGGQLWAESDGKNGTQFHFKVPVRTS; this is encoded by the coding sequence ATGCACGAAAGCATCGCAGATGACCTTAGAAAATATCGTGAAGAAGCAGATAGATATCGCCTACTCGCAGAACAATCTACTGATATGATTTCACGCCATTCGGCCACATCTGAATGGGTATATATCGATGTAAACCCAGCAGTAGAGAGGGTTTTAGGGTATACCGTGAATGAAATTATCGGCATGAATGGTTATGATCTTTTCCACCCTGACGATGCTGATAACTTACTAAAAAGAGCTAAAACTGTTCATTATCGGCGTGGTATGTATACCAATACTTACCGATACCGACATAAAGATGGTCATTACATTTGGCTAGAAACCACCAGCCGTACAATAAGGGATGATGAAGGAGTACCCGTAGAGATCATCTGCGTCTCTCGTGATGTAACTGAACGTGAAATGGCACAAAAAGCTATCCGTCGTCTTGCCCGTGTTGTTGAGGCATCAAGTGATTTAATCATGTTTTGCAATCACGAGTCGATGCAGCTGACCTACTTGAATGAATCAGCCTATCGCACCTTAGGCAGCGAAAAAGAAAACCTAGTCGTGTTTTATCTTGATCAGCTTTTTGACAATAATATTTTTAAAACACTCGTACAGGATGCACTCAATCACGCCGCACAACATGGCACCTGGTACGGTAGCGTCCCTATTAAAATGCCTGAAAACCACAATAGAATTGCAGAAATTCGAGAAGTCATTGCCCACCGCAACCATACAGAAAATATGCAGGTTGAGTATTACTCCATTATTGGCCGTGATATCACTCTTAAACACCGAGCAGAAGAAAACGCAAAACGACAGCAACTAGAAATGGCTCATATGTCTCGCTTGCTGTCTGTTGGTGAAATGGCCACAGGGCTCGCGCATGAGATCAACCAGCCATTAGCTGCTATCTTGAATTACTGTCGAGGCAGCTTAAGGCGTCTGGAAGAAGGCTCTCCTGAGTCAAATCTTCCTCAAATTTCACACTCAATGCAGCTCATCACCAAACAGGCCAAACGTGCAGCTGAGATTGTTAAACGCATGCGCAGCTTTGTGAAACGAACTGATTTCCAGCGAGTTGAGTTCTTCATTAATGATTCTTGCGTTGATGTTATCGGCTTTTTAAATCAAGAAGCTACCGATCATAATATTACCTTTAATTTTGAATTAGATCCCTGTGATCCTCAGCTACTAGCTGACAAGATCCAGATTGAACAGGTATTATTAAACTTGGTGCGTAACGCTATTGAGGCTTATAGCGAATGTGAAAAAACGTACCGTCCCGTCATTATTACCACGAGACTCGCAAGCGGATATATTTGCATCTCGGTTCAAGATGAAGGAAATGGGATTTCAGCCGAAGGACTCGATACACTTTTTGAGCCTTTCATTACCTCTAAATCAACAGGTTTAGGGATGGGCTTAGCAATTTCACAAACGATAATTGAAACCCATGGCGGACAGCTATGGGCTGAGAGCGATGGCAAGAATGGCACTCAATTTCATTTTAAAGTTCCGGTAAGGACAAGTTAA
- a CDS encoding acyl-CoA synthetase produces MSHNNHNPYIMGLDKNEANYSALSPLSFIQRSASVYPNHLAVVHQDTRRTWSQTYKRTVQLASALTKNGINKGDTVAFMAPNIPELFEAHFGVPMAGAVLNALNTRLDAEALAFILQHGEAKIVFVDREFSEVISRAVKMIQHKPVVIDIDDLYYEGGELIGTMDYEAFIAQGDENFNWSLPEDEWDAITLNYTSGTTGNPKGVVYHHRGAYLNAVSNLISWNMGSHPSYLWTLPMFHCNGWCFPWSLASCAGVNVCLRHVRADDIYNAIRDDNVNHFCGAPIVLNMLNNAPDELKEGINHEVKVMTAGAPPPASVIQGMEEMGFNVTHVYGLTETYGPSVVCAWHDEWDEKTIEEKSRLKSRQGVKVPMQEGLMVAHPETLEPVPQDGTTIGEIFMRGNLVMKGYLKNPTTTDEAFDGGWLHSGDLAVWHADGYIDIKDRSKDIIISGGENISSVEVEDVLYRHRSIMEAAVVAQQDEKWGEVPCAFVKVKEGEEITAEEVIAFCRDNMARFKAPKKIVFGDLPKTSTGKIQKFLLRDQANDK; encoded by the coding sequence ATGTCACACAATAATCACAATCCTTATATTATGGGTCTTGATAAGAATGAAGCTAATTATTCTGCATTAAGTCCTTTGTCTTTTATTCAGCGCTCTGCCAGCGTGTATCCAAATCACTTGGCTGTTGTGCATCAAGATACGCGTCGTACGTGGTCTCAAACTTACAAGCGTACAGTTCAACTTGCTAGCGCACTGACAAAAAATGGAATTAATAAAGGCGACACTGTTGCTTTTATGGCGCCGAATATTCCTGAATTATTTGAAGCGCATTTTGGCGTTCCTATGGCCGGTGCCGTTCTAAATGCATTAAATACACGCTTAGATGCAGAGGCGCTTGCTTTTATTCTTCAGCATGGTGAAGCAAAAATTGTTTTTGTTGATCGTGAATTTTCAGAAGTGATTTCACGTGCCGTTAAAATGATTCAGCACAAGCCAGTAGTTATTGATATTGATGACTTGTACTACGAAGGTGGTGAGCTTATCGGTACAATGGATTATGAAGCGTTTATCGCACAAGGCGATGAAAACTTTAACTGGTCGTTACCTGAAGATGAGTGGGACGCAATCACTTTAAATTACACATCAGGAACAACAGGTAATCCTAAAGGTGTTGTTTATCATCACCGAGGGGCTTACTTGAATGCCGTCAGTAATCTTATTTCCTGGAATATGGGCTCACACCCTTCATACTTATGGACACTGCCAATGTTCCATTGTAATGGTTGGTGTTTCCCGTGGAGCCTTGCTTCTTGTGCTGGTGTGAATGTGTGTCTGCGTCATGTTCGAGCTGATGATATTTATAATGCGATACGTGATGACAACGTAAACCATTTTTGCGGTGCGCCAATTGTATTGAATATGCTAAACAATGCGCCGGATGAATTAAAAGAAGGCATTAACCATGAAGTAAAAGTAATGACGGCGGGCGCTCCACCTCCAGCCTCTGTTATTCAGGGCATGGAAGAGATGGGCTTTAACGTGACTCATGTATATGGTCTTACTGAAACTTATGGCCCTTCAGTTGTGTGCGCATGGCATGATGAATGGGATGAGAAAACCATCGAAGAGAAATCTCGTTTGAAGTCTCGTCAAGGCGTTAAGGTGCCTATGCAGGAAGGGCTAATGGTTGCTCATCCTGAAACTCTTGAACCAGTACCGCAAGATGGCACGACCATCGGTGAGATCTTCATGCGTGGTAACTTGGTGATGAAGGGGTATTTGAAAAACCCAACGACAACTGATGAGGCTTTTGACGGTGGTTGGTTGCATTCAGGTGACCTGGCGGTATGGCATGCTGATGGATACATTGATATTAAAGACCGCTCTAAAGATATCATTATTTCTGGTGGGGAGAACATCTCCAGTGTTGAAGTAGAAGATGTGCTTTATCGCCATCGCTCAATTATGGAAGCTGCTGTTGTTGCTCAGCAGGATGAGAAGTGGGGTGAAGTACCGTGTGCTTTTGTCAAAGTTAAAGAAGGCGAAGAGATTACGGCCGAAGAAGTGATTGCTTTTTGTCGTGATAATATGGCGCGCTTTAAAGCACCTAAAAAGATTGTCTTTGGCGATCTACCAAAAACTTCAACCGGTAAAATTCAGAAATTTTTACTGCGTGACCAAGCGAATGATAAATAA
- a CDS encoding putative bifunctional diguanylate cyclase/phosphodiesterase, which yields MFTESSLEALKSLHNAIWVYDVELYKIRWANDQALLFWEADSEEELYQRDFKKNMSEAIYTLLSNNLVEYRRGHEHTQWWTLFPKNKRKEIYCHYSGIELCDGRTAMLAQVIVTRELLETELSLHLSTTTVSLWDAQGRLKSANPMFIDLYGESLGQFAELFFSKRQADEVWEKAFDNSEFEVEIFLPTPLGEQWHSLHLRVNQTLQGDVLVVRQFDVTERKQQELHHKHLAVVDPLTQLRNRYGVLQQLEGFAAKGLSFSLFFIDLDNFKTINDYYGHEQGDKLLRALADRLRFRFSSSLSIARLGGDEFLLVDACDVALEQVADQLINAVSEPFNLEVLGDLRITASIGIANFPSDGESVDAIIRHADAAMYEAKGRGKSTFVYFSQNISNGIKRRHQMRQLLGKAVSQHEFQVVYLPVVDTQTQMLFGVEAQLQWNSPELGVIKPFEFMPVAEENGMASTLEYYALEKSCQQMKEWINISHGDFGTLVLMIDISVRQLSCHKFISSIRALFQANRMAPKHVMLQVIGSANLDNEFALKGLLKLREMGLKNCAVWICFK from the coding sequence TTGTTTACCGAGAGTTCGCTAGAGGCTTTAAAGTCTCTACATAATGCTATTTGGGTGTACGATGTAGAGCTTTATAAGATTCGTTGGGCAAATGATCAGGCATTGCTTTTTTGGGAGGCGGACTCAGAAGAAGAGTTGTATCAACGCGATTTTAAAAAAAACATGTCCGAAGCAATTTATACGCTACTTAGTAACAACCTTGTTGAATACCGCCGTGGCCATGAACACACGCAATGGTGGACACTGTTTCCCAAAAATAAACGCAAAGAGATCTATTGTCATTATTCTGGAATAGAGCTTTGTGATGGTCGTACGGCTATGTTGGCGCAAGTGATTGTGACAAGAGAACTGTTAGAAACAGAGCTCTCTCTGCATTTATCAACAACTACAGTGTCTTTATGGGATGCACAGGGCCGGCTTAAAAGTGCTAACCCTATGTTTATTGATCTTTACGGTGAATCATTAGGCCAGTTTGCGGAGTTATTCTTCTCCAAGCGACAAGCCGATGAGGTTTGGGAAAAAGCCTTTGATAATAGTGAATTTGAGGTAGAGATTTTCTTACCAACGCCGCTAGGTGAACAGTGGCACTCTCTTCACTTAAGGGTAAATCAAACGTTACAAGGCGATGTGCTGGTGGTGCGCCAGTTTGATGTGACTGAACGCAAACAGCAGGAATTACATCACAAGCATTTGGCGGTTGTTGATCCACTTACCCAGCTAAGAAATAGATACGGTGTTTTACAGCAGCTAGAAGGTTTTGCAGCGAAAGGTTTGTCATTTAGTTTGTTCTTTATTGATTTAGATAACTTCAAAACGATTAATGATTACTATGGTCATGAGCAGGGTGACAAGTTATTACGCGCTTTGGCAGACAGGCTGAGGTTTCGTTTTTCAAGCTCTTTGAGTATAGCTCGTCTTGGTGGTGATGAATTTTTGTTGGTTGATGCTTGTGATGTAGCGTTGGAGCAAGTGGCTGATCAACTTATTAATGCAGTGTCAGAACCCTTTAATTTAGAAGTGCTGGGTGATTTGCGAATTACGGCCAGTATTGGTATTGCAAATTTCCCGTCAGATGGAGAGAGTGTTGACGCTATTATAAGGCATGCTGATGCCGCTATGTATGAAGCGAAAGGACGTGGAAAAAGTACGTTTGTTTACTTTTCTCAAAACATATCCAACGGCATTAAAAGGCGTCACCAAATGCGCCAGCTGCTCGGTAAAGCCGTTTCTCAGCACGAGTTCCAGGTCGTTTATTTGCCTGTAGTGGATACTCAAACACAAATGCTGTTTGGTGTTGAGGCTCAATTGCAGTGGAACAGTCCAGAGCTTGGGGTTATTAAGCCCTTTGAGTTTATGCCGGTTGCTGAAGAAAATGGGATGGCATCTACACTTGAGTATTATGCCTTAGAGAAGTCTTGCCAGCAGATGAAAGAATGGATCAACATATCTCATGGCGATTTTGGCACTCTGGTATTAATGATAGATATTTCAGTTAGGCAGTTAAGTTGTCATAAATTTATTTCATCAATTAGAGCGTTATTTCAAGCTAATCGCATGGCCCCCAAACATGTGATGCTTCAGGTTATAGGCTCAGCAAATTTAGATAACGAGTTTGCACTTAAGGGTTTACTTAAACTGCGTGAGATGGGTTTAAAAAATTGCGCTGTGTGGATTTGCTTCAAATAA
- a CDS encoding EAL domain-containing protein, with the protein MHRLSITHLKLDAKIIAELESGTRPVVKALFSMAQSMELNVLAEGVSRQEQLHILNELGCFICQGGMFDSFKEAKNYKLPGLV; encoded by the coding sequence TTGCACCGTTTATCAATAACACATCTAAAACTAGATGCAAAAATTATAGCGGAGCTAGAAAGTGGGACTCGTCCGGTTGTTAAGGCGTTGTTCTCTATGGCGCAGAGCATGGAATTAAATGTGTTGGCAGAAGGGGTGTCACGACAAGAGCAGCTTCATATCTTAAATGAGCTAGGCTGTTTTATCTGTCAGGGGGGGATGTTTGATAGTTTTAAAGAGGCCAAGAATTATAAGCTTCCTGGCCTCGTATAG
- a CDS encoding MaoC family dehydratase codes for MQELHGYYLEDLEVGMSDFYAKTISESDVYMFAGISGDNNPIHINDEYAKTTPFGKRIVHGMFSAALISTVAGTRLPGPGAIYIDQQIKFRAPVFIGDTAKATLSITEIDEKRRRVTAKTDVHVGEKLVATGTAIFMVDRRETAE; via the coding sequence ATGCAGGAACTTCACGGTTACTATCTGGAAGACTTAGAAGTGGGTATGAGCGATTTTTATGCGAAAACTATTTCTGAATCAGACGTATATATGTTTGCTGGCATTTCAGGTGATAACAATCCGATCCATATCAATGACGAGTACGCAAAAACAACGCCTTTTGGAAAACGAATCGTCCACGGCATGTTTAGTGCTGCACTTATTTCTACAGTAGCGGGCACACGCTTACCCGGCCCAGGTGCTATTTACATCGACCAGCAAATTAAATTTCGAGCGCCCGTTTTTATTGGCGATACTGCCAAAGCAACGCTTAGCATCACTGAGATTGATGAAAAACGTCGCCGTGTAACTGCCAAAACTGATGTGCATGTAGGCGAGAAGCTGGTGGCAACGGGAACAGCCATTTTCATGGTTGATCGTCGTGAAACAGCTGAATAA
- a CDS encoding acyl-CoA dehydrogenase, whose protein sequence is MADYKAPVKDMQFILENISRMPQLAQLATFEDATPDMISAILEEAGRVSAEVIAPTNVVGDEQGVKLENGTVKIPDGFAQAYQQYAEGGWGSLQFDPEYGGQGLPYSLSTSVMEMWQSANMSWGLCPLLSQGAVEALYLNGSDELKNTYLPNMVSGEWTGTMNLTEPGAGSDLSVIRSKAVPEGDHYLISGQKIFITWGDHEMADNIIHLVLARLPDAPAGVRGISLFLVPKFLVNENGELGERNDVEVASLEHKLGIHASATCVMAFGENAGAVGYLIGQEGKGLACMFTMMNNARLAVGLQGVAISERAYQQALWYAGDRTQGKAVGFKEEGPILRHADIRRMLMTMKSFTEAGRALAYDACGSLDFAHALEDKVLAGQEKARAAYLTPIVKGWCTEVAQEVTSLGVQVHGGMGFIEETGAAQHFRDARILPIYEGTNSIQALDLVGRKTLSDNGVAAQSVMEEISVTLAQASESMRFKEAAGKMQSALDVAKSVTAQLLSESTDNEYFSGAVAYNYMMMMGTLCGGWQLLRSGLAAEAKQAEGESDPYLEAKQLTALFYVDQVLPRYLSYSAVVTTGSDAIMAFTDEHLEAAFS, encoded by the coding sequence ATGGCTGATTATAAAGCGCCGGTAAAAGACATGCAGTTTATTCTGGAAAATATTTCCCGCATGCCGCAATTAGCACAACTTGCTACTTTTGAAGATGCTACACCCGATATGATCAGCGCGATTCTTGAAGAAGCGGGGCGTGTATCTGCAGAAGTTATCGCACCGACTAACGTTGTTGGGGATGAGCAGGGGGTTAAGCTCGAAAATGGAACTGTAAAAATTCCTGATGGTTTTGCACAAGCTTACCAGCAATACGCTGAAGGTGGTTGGGGTTCTCTACAGTTTGATCCTGAATATGGTGGCCAAGGGTTACCTTATTCGTTATCGACTTCTGTCATGGAGATGTGGCAATCAGCTAATATGTCATGGGGACTGTGTCCTCTATTGAGCCAAGGTGCTGTTGAGGCTCTTTATTTGAACGGCAGTGATGAGTTAAAGAATACTTACTTGCCTAATATGGTCAGCGGCGAGTGGACTGGTACCATGAACCTAACGGAGCCAGGTGCAGGTTCTGATCTATCAGTGATTCGTAGTAAAGCTGTGCCTGAAGGCGATCACTATTTAATAAGTGGTCAGAAAATTTTCATCACATGGGGCGACCATGAGATGGCGGATAACATTATTCATCTGGTATTAGCCCGCCTTCCTGATGCGCCCGCCGGTGTGCGCGGGATTTCATTGTTCTTAGTGCCTAAATTTTTAGTAAATGAAAACGGCGAGTTAGGGGAGCGCAATGATGTTGAAGTCGCTTCTTTGGAGCACAAGCTAGGTATTCACGCGAGTGCAACCTGTGTCATGGCATTTGGTGAGAATGCGGGTGCAGTAGGTTATCTAATCGGTCAAGAAGGTAAAGGTTTGGCCTGTATGTTCACTATGATGAACAACGCGCGTTTGGCTGTTGGCCTACAAGGTGTGGCCATTTCTGAGCGCGCTTATCAACAAGCGCTTTGGTATGCCGGTGACCGTACTCAGGGTAAAGCAGTAGGCTTTAAAGAAGAGGGGCCGATCCTTCGCCATGCTGATATACGTCGCATGCTGATGACAATGAAGTCATTTACTGAAGCAGGCCGTGCATTGGCCTATGATGCATGCGGCAGTTTAGACTTTGCACATGCCTTAGAAGATAAAGTATTAGCGGGTCAGGAAAAGGCACGTGCCGCTTATTTAACGCCGATCGTAAAAGGCTGGTGCACAGAAGTGGCTCAAGAGGTCACATCTTTAGGTGTTCAGGTTCATGGTGGCATGGGCTTTATCGAAGAGACCGGTGCAGCACAGCATTTTCGAGATGCACGTATCCTTCCTATTTATGAAGGTACGAATAGTATTCAGGCACTCGACCTTGTTGGCCGTAAAACCTTGTCTGACAATGGTGTTGCAGCACAATCTGTCATGGAAGAAATATCAGTTACTTTAGCGCAAGCATCTGAGTCAATGCGCTTTAAAGAAGCAGCCGGTAAAATGCAAAGTGCTTTAGATGTAGCAAAAAGCGTAACCGCACAATTATTATCAGAGTCTACTGATAATGAGTACTTCTCAGGAGCAGTAGCTTATAACTACATGATGATGATGGGTACACTGTGTGGTGGCTGGCAGTTATTGCGTAGTGGCTTAGCCGCTGAAGCTAAGCAGGCTGAAGGGGAGAGTGATCCTTATCTTGAAGCTAAGCAGCTGACTGCTTTGTTCTATGTGGATCAAGTGTTACCGCGTTACTTAAGCTATTCAGCTGTAGTTACAACAGGAAGTGACGCGATCATGGCCTTTACAGACGAGCATTTGGAAGCGGCTTTTAGTTAA
- the fabV gene encoding enoyl-ACP reductase FabV, producing MIITPKIRGFICTTSHPTGCAHNVREQIEYVKNKGQIENGPKRVLVVGSSSGYGLSSRIEAAFGSGAATIGVFFEKPATEKKTGTAGWYNAAAFEQQAREAGLYSKSINGDAFSHDAKQKAIELIKEDLGQIDLIVYSLASPVRKMPETGEVVRSVLKPIGESYRSTAIDTNKDIIINAEIEPANEEEIANTVTVMGGEDWELWVHALNDAGVLAQGCKTVAYSYIGTEITWPIYWDGALGKAKQDLDRAAGELNTLLSANGGQANVGVLKSVVTQASSAIPVMPLYLSMVFKIMKEKSIHEGCMDQVDRLFRTGLYGDTGLIDDANRFRMDDWELRDDVQDHCKELWKTITTENLFDLTDYAAYKTEFLKLFGFTVETVDYDADVNPIVDFDVIDL from the coding sequence ATGATCATTACACCAAAAATCCGTGGTTTTATTTGTACCACTTCTCACCCTACGGGTTGTGCTCATAATGTTCGCGAACAGATCGAGTATGTTAAGAATAAAGGCCAGATAGAAAACGGCCCTAAACGTGTTTTGGTTGTCGGCTCTTCCAGCGGTTATGGGTTGTCTTCTCGTATTGAAGCCGCGTTTGGCTCTGGCGCTGCTACGATCGGTGTTTTTTTTGAAAAGCCGGCAACAGAGAAAAAAACAGGAACTGCAGGTTGGTACAACGCTGCGGCTTTTGAGCAACAAGCACGCGAAGCAGGCCTGTATTCGAAAAGCATCAATGGCGATGCGTTTTCTCATGATGCAAAACAAAAAGCTATCGAGCTGATCAAAGAAGATCTTGGTCAGATAGATTTGATTGTTTACTCACTCGCGTCACCCGTACGTAAAATGCCAGAAACAGGAGAGGTTGTCCGTTCTGTGCTTAAGCCAATTGGTGAGTCATATCGCTCTACAGCGATTGATACTAATAAAGATATTATTATCAATGCTGAGATCGAGCCGGCCAATGAGGAAGAAATTGCCAATACCGTTACTGTAATGGGCGGAGAAGATTGGGAGCTTTGGGTTCATGCCTTGAATGATGCTGGTGTATTAGCACAGGGTTGTAAAACAGTTGCTTATAGCTATATAGGGACTGAAATTACATGGCCTATCTATTGGGATGGTGCACTGGGTAAAGCTAAGCAAGATCTTGATCGCGCGGCGGGTGAGCTTAATACGTTACTATCGGCGAATGGTGGGCAAGCTAATGTTGGTGTGCTTAAATCTGTTGTTACTCAAGCAAGTTCTGCGATCCCAGTGATGCCCTTGTATCTGTCCATGGTATTTAAAATCATGAAAGAAAAAAGCATTCATGAAGGATGTATGGACCAAGTAGACCGCTTATTCCGTACGGGTTTATATGGCGATACCGGCTTAATTGACGATGCAAATCGTTTTCGTATGGATGATTGGGAATTACGTGATGATGTTCAGGATCACTGTAAAGAGCTATGGAAAACAATCACTACAGAAAACCTTTTCGATCTAACAGATTATGCTGCTTATAAAACTGAGTTCTTGAAACTTTTTGGTTTTACAGTTGAAACTGTTGATTATGATGCGGATGTAAATCCAATAGTCGATTTTGATGTTATTGATTTGTAA
- a CDS encoding META domain-containing protein, with protein sequence MIFPILIAGCQTTSNLSTHTSTSGTEITSLDNTSWVVQSVADRGLMEYLSLTLNFKSNSEVEGFSGCNQFKGQYEIINSRLEIGTLASTRKYCSKVIMYQEQLLLNELSQPLVLSQMDNRVIQLINNKNEITRLMMQ encoded by the coding sequence GTGATTTTTCCTATACTTATCGCCGGTTGCCAAACGACGTCAAATTTATCAACTCATACCTCTACTAGCGGTACTGAAATAACGTCACTTGATAATACCTCTTGGGTTGTTCAATCCGTTGCAGATCGCGGTCTGATGGAGTACCTCTCGTTAACACTTAACTTTAAGAGTAATAGCGAAGTTGAAGGCTTCTCTGGTTGTAATCAATTTAAAGGCCAGTATGAAATTATTAATTCACGACTTGAAATAGGGACATTGGCATCAACCCGAAAGTATTGCTCAAAAGTAATAATGTATCAGGAACAACTATTATTAAATGAGTTGTCTCAACCACTGGTTTTATCCCAGATGGATAATAGGGTTATTCAGTTAATTAATAATAAAAATGAAATAACCCGCTTGATGATGCAATAA
- a CDS encoding LysR family transcriptional regulator, whose product MDKLNCMRAYVAVVEAESFTQAAIRMQLSKALISKYVGALESSLGVRLLNRTTRRMSVTDSGKAYYVRCISVLQEIDEIESALRSEHNQPEGTLRINAPMSFSELTLMPVITEFTHLHPDVTVKLELADRFVDLVEEGVDLAIRIGALPDSSLVVRKLTDMQMMLCASPDYVANTDIPFTLESLPQHQCIFDSNYKYKDRWVFGRGEQAISIPIHSRININSARAVNELLLSGQGISLLPSFVVQKEIETGCLVRLFKEHEPESTGVYALYPHRKHLSAKVRLFIDALVKAFEK is encoded by the coding sequence ATGGATAAACTTAATTGCATGCGTGCTTATGTTGCCGTAGTAGAGGCCGAAAGCTTCACCCAAGCTGCCATAAGAATGCAGCTTTCTAAGGCGCTCATCAGTAAATATGTAGGCGCCTTAGAGTCATCTTTAGGAGTACGTCTACTCAACCGAACGACTCGCCGCATGAGCGTGACGGACAGTGGAAAAGCCTATTATGTACGCTGTATTAGTGTGCTACAGGAAATTGATGAGATTGAATCTGCTCTTCGCTCAGAGCATAACCAACCGGAGGGCACGCTACGTATCAATGCACCTATGTCGTTCTCTGAACTTACCCTAATGCCGGTTATCACTGAGTTCACACACCTTCATCCTGATGTCACCGTCAAGTTAGAGTTAGCAGACCGGTTTGTCGACTTAGTAGAGGAAGGTGTTGATCTTGCCATACGTATTGGTGCATTACCGGACTCATCACTTGTCGTTAGAAAACTGACTGACATGCAGATGATGCTCTGCGCAAGCCCCGATTATGTAGCCAATACGGATATACCATTCACGTTAGAATCACTGCCCCAGCATCAGTGCATTTTCGATAGTAATTATAAATATAAAGACCGATGGGTCTTTGGTCGAGGAGAGCAGGCGATATCCATTCCTATTCATAGCAGAATCAATATTAATAGTGCACGCGCTGTTAATGAGTTACTGCTCAGCGGTCAAGGCATTAGCTTGCTTCCCTCATTTGTGGTGCAAAAAGAGATAGAGACAGGATGCTTAGTTAGGCTGTTTAAGGAACATGAACCTGAAAGCACAGGCGTGTATGCGTTGTACCCACATCGAAAACACCTTTCAGCAAAGGTCAGGTTATTTATTGATGCTTTAGTCAAGGCGTTCGAAAAGTAA